One window of Medicago truncatula cultivar Jemalong A17 chromosome 2, MtrunA17r5.0-ANR, whole genome shotgun sequence genomic DNA carries:
- the LOC11416789 gene encoding WPP domain-associated protein yields MMKEGFVVMNGGEKVFANGVKDDDESLGEHILEEMESFFDDIDERLIISRMVSDSVIKGMVNAVEEQAAEKIAQKESEVVGLKKKLRSLCVGSDEAKMMWSSVRCNETHEGGKRHFLDGVMETDRVVKPVGSLKFEIHEQLSQLKKEINKIRGLSSTRRFSSGSDLVGLGGILQENVPERWIYVDKAFESLKDTMDSLSRRIEITDQLSKATTLSDWQEEQEFRLEIERKVIRNCIRSLQQEIERKLCDVCESESRISFNQYKEISSLRQDLDSIFRTLSVFETGTLISHGSLEHTDDWCHNKRADHVHLKLSTDLLTVSTLEENGKHEDSKISKPDSLDSGSLKDMSKDDLITYITKMRRNHESQVQEKTEENFCLRRELLNLKERGSSFSLKKDKDFDLLKKKIPDAISKLNEVLDGNEKLRQFSENIESLCSFKDRLDFLQSENYQLKDMLTDKNKEIKSLSSQLSAAMEKLSQQQLTEENLLQSVQKLEDDVGDAHVEASVIQDVYKCLFKDMESECRFITEDLHLKYGFMQEIYEVMLKDTVDSAQVSNGLEIEEENIESIMIEGLLDINQIIFKGALVDADEALKSEAVENNKLKCEILTLKTIVAEKDNLIQGATDALEQEKRKMESASEQLNSLRTKTDHQHNWILENSKELDVTKGNLDAAAKEIEQYKEQMLKLHQNLEQKVHELREVDKERRELCALTKKQQDTLKCIEAKERETRKQMESTINLIRKLLTMVNDVEASVNEDISRNRMRLESMSSEFCFLKNKASALKTMGLVYKQRFETKSSDLAKAEAEVDLLGDEVDTLLRLLERIYVALDHYSPILQHYPGIIEILELVRRELTGESRKLV; encoded by the exons ATGATGAAGGAGGGGTTTGTTGTTATGAATGGTGGTGAAAAGGTTTTTGCGAATGGTGTTAAGGATGATGATGAGAGTCTTGGTGAGCACATACTTGAGGAAATGGAGTCATTTTTTGATGATATTGATGAACGGTTGATTATTTCTAGGATGGTGAGTGATTCTGTTATAAAGGGTATGGTTAATGCTGTTGAGGAACAGGCGGCTGAGAAAATTGCGCAAAAAGAATCGGAGGTTGTTGGGTTGAAGAAAAAGCTAAGAAGTTTATGTGTTGGTTCGGATGAAGCTAAAATGATGTGGTCTTCAGTGCGTTGTAATGAAACCCATGAAGGTGGTAAGCGTCATTTTTTAGACGGTGTTATGGAGACAGATAGAGTTGTGAAGCCTGTGGGTAGTCTTAAATTTGAGATACATGAGCAGTTGAGCcaactcaaaaaggaaataaataaaattagaggACTTAGTTCCACAAGAAGATTTAGTTCGGGTTCGGATTTGGTTGGTTTAGGTGGTATTCTGCAGGAGAATGTGCCGGAAAGATGGATTTATGTCGATAAAGCTTTTGAAAGTCTGAAAGATACTATGGATTCTTTATCCAGAAGGATAGAAATTACGGATCAGTTATCGAAGGCAACAACACTTTCTGATTGGCAGGAGGAGCAGGAGTTTCGTTTGGAAATTGAGCGGAAGGTAATTCGCAATTGTATCCGGAGTTTGCAGCAGGAGATTGAACGAAAATTATGCGACGTTTGTGAATCTGAAAGTCGAATTAGTTTTAACCAATATAAAGAGATCTCAAGTTTGCGTCAGGATTTGGATTCAATTTTTAGAACACTGTCTGTTTTCGAAACTGGGACGCTTATTTCTCATGGATCCTTGGAGCATACCGATGATTGGTGTCATAATAAGAGAGCTGACCATGTCCACTTGAAGCTTTCAACAGACCTTTTGACGGTTTCAACTTTGGAAGAAAATGGGAAACACGAGGATTCAAAGATCAGCAAGCCTGATAGTTTGGATTCTGGCTCACTAAAGGACATGTCTAAAGATGATTTGATTACTTATATAACTAAGATGAGAAGAAACCATGAATCTCAAGTGCAAGAGAAGACCGAAGAAAACTTTTGTCTTAGGCGGGAACTATTGAATCTGAAAGAAAGAGGTTCTTCCTTTTCATTGAAGAAAGACAAGGACTTtgatttgttgaagaaaaaaatcccTGATGCCATCTCAAAATTGAATGAAGTCCTCGATGGAAATGAGAAATTGCGTCAATTCAGCGAGAACATTGAATCTCTTTGCAGTTTCAAAGATAGATTGGATTTCTTACAATCTGAGAATTATCAACTGAAGGACATGCTAACTGATAAGAATAAGGAAATTAAGAGTCTATCTTCTCAGCTTTCTGCTGCTATGGAAAAATTGTCACAGCAACAACTGACTGAGGAAAATTTGTTACAATCTGTTCAGAAGCTTGAGGATGATGTTGGAGATGCACATGTTGAAGCTTCGGTTATTCAAGACGTGTATAAATGTCTCTTTAAAGATATGGAAAGTGAATGTAGATTCATTACTGAAGACTTGCATCTCAAGtatggttttatgcaagaaataTATGAAGTAATGTTGAAAGATACTGTTGACAGTGCTCAAGTTTCTAATGGGTtggaaatagaagaagaaaatatcGAGTCAATTATGATTGAAGGGCTACTGGATATTAATCAAATTATATTCAAAGGAGCTTTGGTAGATGCGGACGAAGCATTAAAATCCGAAGCTGTCGAGAACAATAAACTAAAATGTGAAATACTTACGTTGAAAACAATAGTGGCAGAAAAGGATAATTTAATACAAGGGGCGACAGATGCTTTGGAACAAGAAAAGCGGAAGATGGAATCTGCCTCTGAACAGCTCAACAGTTTAAGAACTAAGACAGATCATCAACATAACTGGATTCTGGAGAACAGTAAAGAGTTGGATGTTACTAAGGGTAACCTGGATGCAGCAGCAAAGGAAATCGAACAATACAAGGAGCAAATGCTGAAGTTACATCAAAATCTTGAACAGAAAGTGCATGAGCTTAGAGAAGTTgataaagaaagaagagagCTTTGTGCTCTTACAAAAAAGCAACAAGATACATTGAAGTGTATTGAGgcaaaagagagagaaaccaGGAAACAAATGGAGTCAACCATTAATCTCATCCGTAAATTGTTGACAATGGTTAACGATGTAGAAGCTAGTGTAAATGAAGATATTTCAAGAAATCGTATGAG GCTTGAAAGCATGAGTTCTGAGTTCTGTTTCCTCAAGAACAAAGCCAGTGCACTTAAAACCATGGGATTGGTTTACAAGCAAAGGTTTGAAACAAAAAGTTCTGATCTTGCAAAGGCTGAAGCAGAG GTTGATCTTTTAGGGGACGAGGTAGATACTCTTCTTAGACTCCTTGAAAGGATATATGTTGCACTTGACCATTATTCACCTATATTGCAGCATTACCCTGGG ATTATCGAGATTCTGGAGCTTGTAAGAAGAGAATTAACTGGAGAGTCTAGAAAACTTGTTTAA
- the LOC11416790 gene encoding probable receptor-like protein kinase At1g30570 translates to MMGKVIVEGLLFVLILMFVSKNVEAQQKSILINCGSNSSVNVDGRKWIGDMAPNNNVTLSSSPGVVASTDGLSGNSIYEPLYKTARIFTASLNYTIKDVHGNYFVRFHLCPFEIVDHNVNESSFGVVVNGMKLLSEFNVPGKISEKNVNLQNSGKNSSSFFLIREYILDVNDGMLLIEFLPSGNSFGFINAIEIVPVVGELFDGSVGKVGGGNLNLTGHGMETMYRLNVGGPEIQSNQDPDLRRIWEVDSSYMVTENAGAAIKSSSNITYASANDTSVAPLLVYETARAMSNTEVLDKRFNMSWKFEVDPDFDYVVRLHFCELMYDKSNERIFRIYINNRTAADNVDVFVRAGGKNKAYHQDHYDSASLRMDTLWVQLGPDTAAGAAGTDALLNGLEIFKLSRNGNLAYVEKFDLAGKSGSSSKAKVLWIGVGAGIASVAIVACVGVFVFCFCKRRRKESSDTKNNSPGWRPIFLYGGAAVNSTVGAKGSTGNQKLYGTVTSTGAGKRFTLAEINAATNNFDDSLVIGVGGFGKVYKGEVDDGVPAAIKRANPQSEQGLAEFETEIEMLSKLRHRHLVSLIGFCEEKSEMILVYEYMANGTLRSHLFGSDLPPLTWKQRLEACIGAARGLHYLHTGADRGIIHRDVKTTNILLDENFVAKMADFGLSKDGPAFEHTHVSTAVKGSFGYLDPEYFRRQQLTEKSDVYSFGVVLFEAVCARAVINPTLPKDQINLAEWAMRWQKERSLEKIIDPRLNGNHCPESLSKFGEIAEKCLADDGKSRPTMGEVLWHLEYVLQLHEAWLNRDNNSTENSFSGSQALSGLNDGRVEVAQEHSNQDEEVDLDSKNTTGVVHSSV, encoded by the coding sequence ATGATGGGGAAGGTTATTGTGGAGGGACTATtgtttgtgttgattttgatgtttgTGAGCAAAAATGTAGAGGctcaacaaaaatcaattcttaTAAATTGTGGTTCAAATTCTTCTGTGAATGTTGATGGTAGGAAATGGATTGGTGATATGGCACCTAATAACAATGTTACCCTTAGTTCTTCTCCTGGTGTTGTTGCTTCCACTGATGGATTAAGTGGAAATTCAATCTATGAGCCACTTTATAAAACAGCTAGAATTTTCACAGCTTCTTTGAATTACACTATCAAAGATGTTCATGGAAACTATTTTGTTAGGTTTCATTTATGTCCCTTTGAGATTGTGGACCACAATGTGAATGAGTCGTCTTTTGGTGTTGTTGTCAATGGTATGAAACTATTGTCGGAGTTTAATGTTCCGGGTAAGATATCTGAAAAGAATGTGAACCTGCAGAATTCTGGAAAGAATTCGAGTTCGTTCTTTTTGATCAGAGAGTATATTCTGGATGTCAATGATGGTATGCTCTTGATTGAGTTTCTTCCAAGTGGAAATTCGTTTGGCTTCATCAATGCCATTGAGATTGTTCCCGTTGTTGGCGAGCTTTTTGATGGTTCGGTTGGTAAAGTTGGCGGTGGAAACTTGAATTTGACTGGACACGGGATGGAGACTATGTATAGGTTAAATGTTGGTGGCCCTGAGATTCAATCCAATCAGGATCCGGATCTTCGGAGAATTTGGGAAGTTGATTCTAGCTATATGGTCACTGAAAACGCCGGTGCAGCGATTAAGAGCAGCTCTAATATTACATATGCTTCTGCGAATGATACTTCAGTGGCTCCTCTCCTTGTGTATGAAACTGCAAGGGCAATGTCAAACACAGAAGTCTTGGACAAAAGATTTAACATGTCATGGAAGTTTGAAGTAGATCCTGATTTTGATTATGTTGTCCGGTTACATTTCTGCGAGCTGATGTATGATAAGTCGAATGAGAGAATATTCAGGATCTACATAAACAACAGAACAGCTGCGGATAATGTTGATGTTTTTGTTCGAGCAGGAGGGAAGAATAAAGCGTATCATCAGGATCATTATGATTCCGCATCATTGAGGATGGACACACTTTGGGTTCAACTAGGTCCTGATACGGCTGCTGGTGCTGCGGGAACTGATGCTCTCTTGAATGGACTAGAGATTTTTAAGCTTAGCAGAAACGGGAATCTTGCCTATGTGGAGAAATTTGACTTGGCTGGGAAATCGGGAAGCAGTTCAAAAGCAAAAGTTCTTTGGATTGGTGTAGGAGCAGGTATTGCTTCTGTAGCTATAGTTGCATGTGTCGGTGTCTTTGTTTTCTGTTTCTGCAAAAGAAGGAGAAAAGAATCAAGTGATACCAAAAACAACTCTCCTGGTTGGCGACCGATATTCCTTTATGGAGGGGCTGCCGTAAACAGCACTGTAGGTGCCAAGGGATCAACAGGAAATCAAAAGTTATATGGTACTGTCACCTCAACAGGAGCTGGTAAGCGGTTTACATTGGCAGAAATCAACGCTGCAACAAATAATTTCGACGACAGTTTGGTCATCGGAGTTGGAGGCTTTGGTAAGGTGTATAAGGGAGAGGTTGATGATGGTGTCCCCGCTGCAATTAAGCGCGCCAATCCACAATCTGAACAAGGTCTGGCCGAATTTGAGACAGAAATTGAGATGCTCTCAAAACTAAGACACAGACATCTTGTGTCTTTGATTGGTTTCTGTGAAGAGAAAAGTGAAAtgattttggtttatgagtacATGGCAAATGGAACTCTAAGAAGTCATCTATTTGGGAGCGATCTCCCTCCACTAACTTGGAAGCAGCGTCTTGAAGCGTGCATAGGTGCTGCAAGGGGACTTCACTACCTTCACACAGGAGCCGACCGTGGAATAATTCACCGGGATGTCAAGACAACCAATATATTGTTAGACGAGAATTTTGTAGCAAAAATGGCTGATTTCGGTTTGTCAAAAGACGGTCCTGCTTTTGAACATACTCATGTTAGCACTGCTGTGAAAGGAAGTTTTGGCTATCTCGATCCGGAGTACTTCAGAAGACAACAATTAACCGAGAAATCAGATGTTTACTCTTTCGGAGTTGTTCTTTTCGAAGCTGTTTGTGCTAGAGCTGTGATAAACCCTACATTGCCTAAAGATCAAATCAATCTTGCAGAATGGGCAATGAGATGGCAAAAAGAAAGATCACTTGAAAAAATCATTGATCCACGTCTTAATGGAAACCATTGTCCGGAATCGTTGTCTAAGTTTGGGGAAATAGCTGAAAAATGTCTCGCTGATGATGGTAAGAGCCGCCCGACCATGGGAGAGGTGTTATGGCACTTGGAGTATGTCTTGCAGCTGCATGAAGCTTGGCTCAATAGGGACAACAATAGCACAGAAAATTCCTTCTCTGGTAGTCAAGCTTTGAGTGGTCTAAATGATGGAAGAGTTGAGGTTGCACAGGAGCATTCAAATCAAGATGAAGAGGTTGATTTGGATTCTAAAAATACAACTGGTGTAGTCCACAGCAGTGTGTAA